A part of Hemicordylus capensis ecotype Gifberg chromosome 16, rHemCap1.1.pri, whole genome shotgun sequence genomic DNA contains:
- the LOC128338581 gene encoding transcription factor HES-5-like, with translation MAPTSMVFMDPKSPLSPREKNKLRKPVVEKMRRDRINSSIEQLKLMLEKEFQRHQPNSKLEKADILEMTVDYLKEESRWRAKGPAPKDTQVDFKEGYSRCLQEAFQFLSLHKVHTETQAKLMSHFQRNQPSPTEVAHSPSARMKHPPAKNLQTLWRPW, from the exons ATGGCACCCACCAGCATGGTTTTCATGGATCCCAAGAGCCCCCTGAGCCCTCGAGAGAAAAATAAA ctgaGAAAACCGGTGGTGGAGAAGATGCGCCGGGATCGAATTAATAGCAGCATCGAACAGCTGAAGCTTATGCTGGAGAAGGAGTTCCAGAGACACCAGCCCAACTCCAAGCTGGAGAAAGCAGACATCCTGGAAATGACGGTGGACTACCTGAAGGAGGAGAGCCGGTGGCGAGCAAAAG GACCTGCTCCCAAAGACACGCAGGTGGACTTCAAAGAGGGGTATTCCAGGTGTCTCCAGGAAGCCTTCCAGTTCCTGTCCCTGCACAAGGTCCACACCGAGACCCAGGCCAAGCTCATGAGCCACTTCCAGAGGAATCAGCCGTCCCCAACAGAAGTGGCCCATTCCCCCTCCGCGCGGATGAAGCACCCGCCCGCCAAGAACCTCCAGACGCTCTGGAGACCCTGGTAG